AAATCGTTTTTGTGCTGCCCCCGTACAGGTGTGCCGTGAGCATTTGGCGCAAGAAGGGCGCAAAGGCGAAATCCGAGCCTTGGTGGTTAATACTGGAAACGCAAATGCAGGTACAGGAGAACAGGGTATGAAGCATGCCTTGGAAACATGCGCTGCTTTGGCCAAGGATCTAAACATTAATCCAGAGCAGATCTTGCCATTTTCGACTGGGGTGATTCTAGAGCCTTTGCCGATTCAGAAAATCATTAGCGCCTTGCCAAAAGCAGTAGCCAATTTAGGTGAGGACAATTGGTTCGATGCTGCTGAGGCGATCATGACAACGGATACTCAGCCAAAGGCGAGCTCTGTGACAATTCAAACCCCAACGGGTCAGGTTGTTTTAACGGGTATTTGCAAAGGCGCTGGAATGATCCATCCCAATATGGCAACCATGTTGGGCTTTATTGCAACCGATGCTGGATTTGCTCCTGGTTTATTGGGTGATCTCACCCGGGAGGTTGCCGACCTTTCGTTTAATGCAATCACGATTGATGGCGATACATCCACCAATGATTCTTTCATCATCATGGCTACTGGCCAATCTGAAGTGCAAATTAAATCCGTAAGCGATCCATCTTACGCAGTTGTTCGCAAGGCATTGATTGACCTTTCCAGAAAGTTAGCGCAAATGATTGTGCGTGATGGCGAAGGCGCTACCAAGTTTATGACCATTGAAGTAGTCGGCGGAAAGACTATTGAAGAATGCCGCTTGGTGGCAAAAGCAGTCGCTCACTCGCCGTTAGTAAAGACGGCATTCTTTGCTAGCGATCCTAATCTGGGCCGTATCCTTGCAGCTATTGGCTATGCAGGCATCAAAGACTTAGACGTCAATCACGTTCAAATGTGGCTGGGCGATGTTTGGGTTGCTAAAGACGGTGGTCGTAATCCAAGCTATCAGGAGGCTGATGGCCAACGGGTTATGCAAGAGGCAGAAATCACAGTGAAGATTGATCTAGGCCGTGGCACTGCCACACAAACGATGTGGACTTGTGATTTGTCGCATGACTATGTTTCGATCAATGCAGACTATCGCTCTTAAAAGATATCCATCCTATGAATGAAAAACTAGACCGTCTTTTAGACCATCTCGAAACTTTTTTACCGAAGCCATTAACTGACGAGCAGTGGAAGTCTTCAACAGCATTTAGATGGCGTCGCAGAGACAGTATCTTCGGAAGTATTGGCTTTTTGCAGCCCGTAAAGTATGTATCCGACATTACCTTTGAGGATCTGCAAAACATCGATCGTCAACGTGATGCGATTCGGGACAATACGAAAAACTTTATCCAGAAAAAACCAGCCAATAATATTCTGCTAACTGGTGCCAGGGGAACGGGCAAGTCTTCCCTAATTAAGGCTAGTTTGCATGAGTTTGCTAGTCAGGGACTGCGTTTAGTTGAGGTAGAAAAGGAGCATCTGGCCGATTTAGCGGATATCACTGAATTATTGGCTGATCGTCCCGAGCGCTTCATTGTTTTTTGCGATGACCTGTCTTTTGAGGATGGTGAGTCAGGCTACAAAGCAATGAAGTCTGCCTTAGATGGCTCCGTCTCCGCCCAAGTTGACAATGTTTTAATTTATGCAACATCCAATCGCCGTCATTTATTACCTGAGTACATGAAAGATAACGAAGGTTATATGCATAGTGATGATGGTGAAATTCATCCTGGCGAAGTGGTTGAGGAAAAGATCTCGTTATCTGAGCGCTTTGGTTTGTGGCTATCTTTTTATCCACCCAAACAAGATGAATACTTAGCTATCGTCGCGCATTGGTTGCAACACTTTGGGTTAACTCCCACACAAATTGAAGCAGCTCGTTCAGAGGCGCTCGTTTGGGCTTTAGAGCGCGGCTCTCGCTCAGGTCGTGTCGCATGGCAGTTCGCAAAACACTGGGCGGGATCACATGCTTAGGATGAATGAATTCTTGTGAGTGAAATTCATCGACCCGTTACTGAAGTAGCGGCTGGAATATTGATAGACCAATCCGGCCGCTATCTTTTGGGGCAAAGACCTGCAGGTAAACCGTATGCAGGTTATTGGGAAGTGCCGGGTGGAAAGATTGAAAAAGGCGAAACTGTTTTTGACGCGCTTAAACGTGAATTACAAGAAGAGCTTGGAATCAATATTCAATCAAGTGAAGAGTTAACCGTTCTTGAACATGACTACCCCCACGCCTATGTTCGTTTGTACGTCAGCATTATTCGAGACTGGACTGGTACCCCAAAAGGGTGCGAAGGGCAGGCCTTATCTTGGGAGTTATTAGGCACAGAAAAACCTACTGTGGAACCGCTATTGCCGGCCGCTTGGCCAATGCTAGAAAGGCTGAAAGCCTTTTTGGCTTAGAACTGACAGAGGGTCAGTTTGAATGGCACATCCTTGTTAGCGGGCTGTGCTTTTTTATCGCGATCAGATTGCATAAAGCGTACCGATAGTAAGTATTTATTGGCGCTAATTTCAGAGAAGAGTGTGTCATCTTCGACTGCAATACGCATGAGCTGATAAATTTTTCCTGAGGGCGCCTGTTGGAATGATCCGTTGTGTGCTACAACATCTTTTGCTTCGCCTGACTGGCGTAATAAGCGTAAAAATAATTGGCAAGCATCTTGCCATGGCAGCAATGGACAAACAAAATTTTCTAAAAGTTTCCGACGCTCAGTCGAGGGACTATTTTTCCAGGCATGGTAGCTAGGTAAATCTATTGGACTTGTGCCGCCAGGAATATTTAGGCGGGTACGAATTCCGTTGAGCCATTCACTCTCAGAAATTACTAGATTTGGCCTGCCTGCAGATTGATTAATCTTACTTGCAACCGAATCAATTTCAGCGAGTGTTTGAGAAAGGGCTTCTTGATCAACCTTTTGCGATGACTTTAGGCCATTGAGCGCGTATTTTTGTCGCTCAAATTCCTTTAAGAGTAGTGACTTGATATCGCCGCGTGCGCCAATATCACCAAGATCAAACAACATCGAAATTGCATTGTGATGAAGTTCGGGGTCATCTGATCGAACGAAATGGTTGAAGCGGGCGAACAAATACTCCAGTCGAAGCATGCTTCGAACTAATTCATTGAAGGGGTATTCGTAGACAATCACAAGCCCATATTCTATGACGAACTGAGCTGATCTTTCTGAATCTGTAGAATTTTTTGGTGCAACTGGTTTACTTCGACATTCAATGTCGCGAGACTGCCTTGGTTCTCGATGACTATATCGGCACGAGCAAGGCGATCTCTTCTAGATGTCTGGGCCTGCAGAATTCTTTCAACCTCGGCTCTAGGTAAATTGCTGCGCTGCATCACTCTAGTAATTTGGATCTCTTCGGGGCAATCCACGACCACTAAACGGTCGATCAGTCCTTCCCAAGAGCCTGATTCAATCAGGAGGGGTACGACAAATACCAAGTAGGGTATGCCCTTGGCGACTAGTAACTCAGCTTGCTTGATCGTCTCCTGCCGAATGAGGGGATGAGTGATTGCCTCCAATGCTTTTCTTGCCTCAACTTTTGCAAATACTAAGGCGCGCATCTTGCTTCTATCTAAAGCTCCATTGATATCCAGATATTCGGTGCCAAACTGCTTCTGTATGGCTGAGATTGCAATGCCGTTTGGGGCTGTGATTTGATGAGCGATAAGATCGGTGTCGACAATACCGGCCCCAAGCTTTGCTAGCAAATCACTCACCGCAGTTTTGCCTGAGCCAATACCTCCAGTTAAGCCGATGAGGGGAATGCGCCCCTTCAGCGTGCTTAAAGCGGATTGCTTTGCATCCATGTTTGAAGAATCTGTGGCCATAACAGCTCAATGATGCCAGCAATAGCAAGAAATGGTCCAAAAGGAAATGCCGTCTGAAGAGATTTTTTTTGGATTCGCAACCATATCAGCCCTCCAAATAAGCCACCAATCGAGGCCACTAAGAGGATGCCTGGCAGGGCGCTTAAACCAAGCCACGCCCCCAGAGCGGATAACAATTTTGCGTCACCCATGCCAATTCCATTTTGTTTCTTTGCCGCTCGATAGATGAAATTGAGGCCCCACAAAAATAAATAGCCAATAACAGCACCAGTAAGGGCATCTTGAAAGCCAGTAAATTTCCAAGGGCTTAAGCAATTAAAAATTAACCCAATTGCGATCATGGGAAGAGTAATGAAATCAGGAAGCCTAAAGCTTCGAAAATCAACATAGGCCAAGTAAACCAATGCTAAGACTAACAAGGTGCGAACTATTTCGATAGCCGTGAAAGTGTTCATTAAACAATTTGACCTAAGTTAAATATGGGTAGATATAAGATGATGACTAGACTACCAATAATGACGCCAACCACAATAATAAGCAAAGGCTCTAAAGTGTGACTGAGGTTATTAAGGCGATTGCTAAGTTGAGAGCCCAGACTATTTGCGCGTTTACCAAGCATTTGCGCAAGAAAGCCACTTTCGGCTGCAATATGAAGTAATTGCAAGGTTTCAGAATCGAAAAAACAATGGTTTGGATCTGCTTTTTTCAGGGCTTCTCCTAGCGGCCAGCCTCTGGCAAGATGTTTAAAAACCTCCGCACTTAAGTTATGACTGAACCAATGATTTGAAGATTGTGCGGTAACTCGCAGCGCATCGGGCAGCGCTAGCCCAGAGTCTAAAAGGTGACCAAGGGTGCGGCACCAATAGGTTAGGGTTGCTAGGCGAAATAATGTTCCTAGCAATGGAATACGAAAGCTTAGTCGATCGCATTGCTTTTGCAGCCAGCTTGATTTAATCCAAGCCAAAAATAATACGAGACCGCCACCGAGTAGACAGGCGGAGATTTCAAAAAAGAAGTGGTTAATGCTCGAAGATATTTGAATGAGCGCCTTTGTGGGGGCTGGTAGCTCCGCTTGAAAGTGACCAAAGACATCCTTGAATACGGGCACCACCCAAACCATCATGACGATGACCAGCAGAAGCGAGCTGCTCAAGGTAATAATGGGATAGCTCAACGCTTGTTGAATTTTGCGTGTTAATTCAATTTGAGCCTCTAGCTGCTGAGAAATTGTTTTTAGTGCTAGCTCAATATTGCCCGTGCGTTCGCTTACCCGTATGAGATTAATAAATTCCATAGAAAACAGATCATCTTGCGCAATGAGGCTTTGAGAAAAGCTATTACCTTTTCTGAGGTAAATTTGTACCTCTGGGAGCCAACCTTGCCAATTCTTGGGTGCGGAAGACTGAATGAGCTCTATGGCGTTTAAGAGTGCCAGTCCAGCATTTAATAGGGTGAGTAATTGCTGTGCAAAATCTAGCTGAGCTTGTTTGCTTAGTGCCATATGGATACCTCAGCATCTAAAGAGGCGTTGTCAATCAGACCCTCTATGACTTTGCACAATCCAGCATCTCGCATGCTTATATGCGGTAAAGATGGATCCAGTAGATGCTGAGCGCTGAGAACTTCATGAACTCCTAGGCGACCAAAATAACGAGAGCCTTTGCAGGTCTTACAGAGCTCTGAGGATCTGGCATTCATTGCGGGTTTGCAATCACCACAGAGTTTTCGAATCAGTCGTTGAGAGCTTACGCTATGTAAACAAGACTCGATTGACTCTTGATCAACCCCTAGGCTTTTCAATCTAGCCAGTGCTCCTCTAGCATTACGGGTATGAAGAGTGCTTAAGACAAGATGACCTGTTTGCGCAGCCTGTATTGCTAGGTTTGCAGTAGCACTATCCCGAATTTCTCCAATCATGATGACATCGGGGTCTTGCCTGAGTAGTGCTTTGATAATGACTGGAAAGTCGAGTCCTGCCCGCGGGTGATATGCCACCTGATTGACACCAGGTAGGCGAATTTCAATGGGATCTTCGATAGAGCAAAGATTGCGATGGGTCTGGTTGAGTTTTCGCAGGCAGCTATACAGCGTTCTAGTTTTACCGCTACCCGTGGGACCCGTTACCAAAATAAGACCATTGGGCTGAGAAAGGGCTTTATGCAAAATGGCCATCTGCTCTGGTAATAAACCAATGTGCTCTAGTGAAAGCTCCTCTAGCCGATTGGGCAAGATGCGAATAACTGCTTTCTCACCATATAGTGTTGGCAGAATAGAGACCCGGCAATCAATATCGGGACTAGAAAAATCTAAACCGATGCATAAACGACCATCTTGCGGAATTCGTTTTTCTGCAATATCTAAGCGAGCTAATATTTTGATGCGAGTGATGAGGCGTTCGTGTAGTTCAGCAGAATGTTGTGATTGAACATTTAGTAAACCATCAACCCGAATGCGAACTAGAGTACCTAAATTACTGGGCTCAATATGAATGTCGCTAGCTCTGGCGGTGAGAGCATTGGCTGCGATCTCATACCAGGTGCGAATAATGAGTGAGTCATCATGAGAAATACTCAATCTTGATCTTGATTGGGGCGATACAGCTTGACAGTCTTAACACCTTGGTCATCAAACTGCACAATTTCCATGACAATGCCTGCAATTCTGATACTCACATCGTGATCAGGAATGGCTTCTAATTTTTCTAAAATCAGGCCATTGAGGGTTCGTGGCCCTTCTAATGGAAGTTCAAGATTCAACAAGCGATTGAGGTCACGAAGAGATGCTGTGCCGCTAGCAAGATAAGTCCCATCTGTAAGCCAGTGTGGCTCGGTAGAGAGATTCGAAAAAGAGGTTGTGAATTCACCAATGAGTTCTTCAACAATATCTTCAAACGTCACAAGACCTAAAACCTCACCATACTCATTCACCACTAGACTTAAGCGTTGTTGGTTATCCTGGAAGAATTGCATTTGTTGCAATACTGGTGTGCCACTAGGAATAAAGTAAGGTTCATTGATAAGCGATCTAAAGTCTTCATGTTTTAAATCGGAGTCACCCAGCAAAGACAGGGCTTTTTTAACGGAAAGAATGCCCACAATACGCTCTGAGTCTCCATCACAAACAGGTAATTTGTTGTGATAGCAGGTCTCTAGCTGTTGCACCACCTCATCAATAGGCCTTGAAAGATCCAAGACTTCAATTTTGGAACGGGGTGTCATTACATCATCCACCCTAATGTTCTCTAAGTTAAATAGGTTAAGCAAAATATTGCGATGGTGATTGGAGACGAAGCGATTAGATTCTAAAACTAAGCTACGTAACTCTTCTTTGCTCATCGCCCGACTATCAGATGATGACTGCAGACCGGACAATCTCATCAAGCCCGATACAAAGTTATTGATCAGCCAAAGTAGGGGTTTGAGTAAAAAAGTCAGTGGCAGGATGAACCAGCCCACATTGGATGCAATCTTTTCTGGGAAGGCTGCACCGATGACTTTGGGTGTGATTTCACTAAAGATGATGATGAGTAAAGCTACTACTAGTGTGGCAATAGAAAGAACAAGGCCACTTTCTCCAAAGAGATGCAGGGCAATGCCTGTCACTAAGATTGGAAGAATGGTATTAATGAGGTTATTGGAGATCAGCAGCACAGACAAAAGCGAGTCGATTCGCTTCAGGAGTCTTTCTGCAAGTGCGGCACCGGAATTGCCACTATTGGCCATTGCACGCAAGCGATGACGGTTGGATGAGAGCATGCTCGTTTCGGCCATCGAAAAGAAGCCAGAAAGCGCGAGTAAAAACAGGACTAAAGCAGCTTGGCTATACAGAGGCCAATCATCAAAAAAGTTGTCCATGGACTAAGCCTGAAAAAATGAAGGATGATTCAATATAGCAAAGTAGGATTTCACAAGCTATAGCTGGGGTAGAAAAGCTCGTCAGCACCTTTTTCGATTTGTGTGAGAATTATTCCCCATGGCTTTATCTAAAAATGCACCCCTTTTGGAAAGTGCGCGTTACTGCGTGATAGATGCCCCTTTTGGAAGATTAGGGATTTTGACTGAATTAGTTGATGGCAGTCTCATGCTATCAAAGATCGACTATCTCTCAGCTAAAACCCCTTTATCTAAACCTCAAAATGAATTGGCTAAGGAAGTAGCAAAACAATGCAAAGCCTACTTTAACGACCCCCATTTCGAGTTTGACTTACCGATGAAGATTTTGGGAACTGCCCACCAGCAAAAAGTATGGAGTCGTATTCGAGAAATTCCGTCAGGTCAGGCGAAAACGTATGGTGAGATTGCAAGTGCCATCAAGAGTGGACCCCGTGCAGTAGGAGCGGCTTGTGGCGCCAATCCCTTCCCTTTAGTTACTCCATGCCATCGCGTAGTGTCTGCGCAAGGTATCGGTGGCTTCATGAAAGAAAATTCGCCGGGTTTATATCGTCAAATTAAGACATGGCTTTTAAAACATGAGGGAGTGCTTTAAGTTCGACTGCAGTTCTTAAGCGAACTCGATGCAGTATTAAAGAAGATCTTCATTAGCGTATCACTACCAACGGCAATTTTTGTGAAGGCATAAAACGCCATGACGGTTTTTCTGGAAAGCTTTACTTCATCTTTGTGATCGAAATTTTTACAGTTGGCAATTTTAGACAGTGTCATCACAGCTAGGCCAAAAGCTAGGAAACAAAAGCGTCTGATTCCAATATCTTCTTTGGGGATGAGGAGAATATATCGCATGGAATCTTGAAGCTTTTCGTATGAAATCTTGAGGAGCGTAGCTTGATCTATATTGGCTGGCTTCCAGGAGACGCCACGGGCCTGATCCTCTGGAGAGTCTTTGAGGATATTAGTCATTTGCAGTGCTTGACCAAAGGCAATTGCCAAGATTTCCTGCCCCTGAATACTTTTTGCAAAAGTAGGGGAGTTATTGCTAAATACAGTTGTCAAAAGCTCTCCAACAACACCGGCTACTACATAGCAATATTTCTCAAACTCTTGAAGATCCTTCAGCCCAGCTTGAGTTTGCTTTCCATGAAAGTGAGACATGCCTTCTGACATGATCGAGACACATCGACTGATTGCAGCCTGGTCTTTGCTGGAGCATGTGTGCAAAATTCTGAGTACAGTTGGAGTGTGTGCAATTAAATCCAGCTCATCTTGGTTGCCATAACCCTGAAGTGCTGAAAGACAAGGGTCAACAAATGATTGAACCGATGATTTTTCTAAAACAGCATCAAGAAATAATCTTGATAATATTTGCTTAGTTTCCGGATTCAGATCTGCGGCATCTTCAATAGTGTCGACAATGCGACAGAGAAGATAGGTATTGCCAACTACCTTCTCAATTTCTGGTGGTAGCAAGGGGATGGTAAGCGCAAAGGTTCGCGACACTGAGCCCAAAATAGCTTTTTGGTATGCCAGATCGACATCTAGGCTCGCAATGGGGGTGGACATGGGTGAATGCACCTCTCAATTATGTCAGACCAGCATGCTCCAAATCGGCACTTATTTCCTTACTAACAAAAGTGACATAGCCATATAATTTCACCAAATTCTGTAAGGAGAAATTGGGCGTGCTGATCTGGTTCGTCATCATTTACTGGGTGGTATCTGTTGGCATTGGCCTGTGGGCTGCTCTGCGTGTAAAAAATACTGCCGACTTTGCTGCTGCAGGACATAGCCTTC
Above is a genomic segment from Polynucleobacter wuianus containing:
- the argJ gene encoding bifunctional glutamate N-acetyltransferase/amino-acid acetyltransferase ArgJ — protein: MTVNLPLPLKADLKPVKGFEMGIAEAGIKKANRKDLLVMTLAPGSQVAGVFTLNRFCAAPVQVCREHLAQEGRKGEIRALVVNTGNANAGTGEQGMKHALETCAALAKDLNINPEQILPFSTGVILEPLPIQKIISALPKAVANLGEDNWFDAAEAIMTTDTQPKASSVTIQTPTGQVVLTGICKGAGMIHPNMATMLGFIATDAGFAPGLLGDLTREVADLSFNAITIDGDTSTNDSFIIMATGQSEVQIKSVSDPSYAVVRKALIDLSRKLAQMIVRDGEGATKFMTIEVVGGKTIEECRLVAKAVAHSPLVKTAFFASDPNLGRILAAIGYAGIKDLDVNHVQMWLGDVWVAKDGGRNPSYQEADGQRVMQEAEITVKIDLGRGTATQTMWTCDLSHDYVSINADYRS
- a CDS encoding ATP-binding protein, which gives rise to MNEKLDRLLDHLETFLPKPLTDEQWKSSTAFRWRRRDSIFGSIGFLQPVKYVSDITFEDLQNIDRQRDAIRDNTKNFIQKKPANNILLTGARGTGKSSLIKASLHEFASQGLRLVEVEKEHLADLADITELLADRPERFIVFCDDLSFEDGESGYKAMKSALDGSVSAQVDNVLIYATSNRRHLLPEYMKDNEGYMHSDDGEIHPGEVVEEKISLSERFGLWLSFYPPKQDEYLAIVAHWLQHFGLTPTQIEAARSEALVWALERGSRSGRVAWQFAKHWAGSHA
- a CDS encoding NUDIX domain-containing protein, with amino-acid sequence MSEIHRPVTEVAAGILIDQSGRYLLGQRPAGKPYAGYWEVPGGKIEKGETVFDALKRELQEELGINIQSSEELTVLEHDYPHAYVRLYVSIIRDWTGTPKGCEGQALSWELLGTEKPTVEPLLPAAWPMLERLKAFLA
- the zapD gene encoding cell division protein ZapD gives rise to the protein MIVYEYPFNELVRSMLRLEYLFARFNHFVRSDDPELHHNAISMLFDLGDIGARGDIKSLLLKEFERQKYALNGLKSSQKVDQEALSQTLAEIDSVASKINQSAGRPNLVISESEWLNGIRTRLNIPGGTSPIDLPSYHAWKNSPSTERRKLLENFVCPLLPWQDACQLFLRLLRQSGEAKDVVAHNGSFQQAPSGKIYQLMRIAVEDDTLFSEISANKYLLSVRFMQSDRDKKAQPANKDVPFKLTLCQF
- the coaE gene encoding dephospho-CoA kinase (Dephospho-CoA kinase (CoaE) performs the final step in coenzyme A biosynthesis.), whose product is MDAKQSALSTLKGRIPLIGLTGGIGSGKTAVSDLLAKLGAGIVDTDLIAHQITAPNGIAISAIQKQFGTEYLDINGALDRSKMRALVFAKVEARKALEAITHPLIRQETIKQAELLVAKGIPYLVFVVPLLIESGSWEGLIDRLVVVDCPEEIQITRVMQRSNLPRAEVERILQAQTSRRDRLARADIVIENQGSLATLNVEVNQLHQKILQIQKDQLSSS
- a CDS encoding prepilin peptidase, producing the protein MNTFTAIEIVRTLLVLALVYLAYVDFRSFRLPDFITLPMIAIGLIFNCLSPWKFTGFQDALTGAVIGYLFLWGLNFIYRAAKKQNGIGMGDAKLLSALGAWLGLSALPGILLVASIGGLFGGLIWLRIQKKSLQTAFPFGPFLAIAGIIELLWPQILQTWMQSNPL
- a CDS encoding type II secretion system F family protein, encoding MALSKQAQLDFAQQLLTLLNAGLALLNAIELIQSSAPKNWQGWLPEVQIYLRKGNSFSQSLIAQDDLFSMEFINLIRVSERTGNIELALKTISQQLEAQIELTRKIQQALSYPIITLSSSLLLVIVMMVWVVPVFKDVFGHFQAELPAPTKALIQISSSINHFFFEISACLLGGGLVLFLAWIKSSWLQKQCDRLSFRIPLLGTLFRLATLTYWCRTLGHLLDSGLALPDALRVTAQSSNHWFSHNLSAEVFKHLARGWPLGEALKKADPNHCFFDSETLQLLHIAAESGFLAQMLGKRANSLGSQLSNRLNNLSHTLEPLLIIVVGVIIGSLVIILYLPIFNLGQIV
- a CDS encoding GspE/PulE family protein yields the protein MSISHDDSLIIRTWYEIAANALTARASDIHIEPSNLGTLVRIRVDGLLNVQSQHSAELHERLITRIKILARLDIAEKRIPQDGRLCIGLDFSSPDIDCRVSILPTLYGEKAVIRILPNRLEELSLEHIGLLPEQMAILHKALSQPNGLILVTGPTGSGKTRTLYSCLRKLNQTHRNLCSIEDPIEIRLPGVNQVAYHPRAGLDFPVIIKALLRQDPDVIMIGEIRDSATANLAIQAAQTGHLVLSTLHTRNARGALARLKSLGVDQESIESCLHSVSSQRLIRKLCGDCKPAMNARSSELCKTCKGSRYFGRLGVHEVLSAQHLLDPSLPHISMRDAGLCKVIEGLIDNASLDAEVSIWH
- a CDS encoding HlyC/CorC family transporter, which codes for MDNFFDDWPLYSQAALVLFLLALSGFFSMAETSMLSSNRHRLRAMANSGNSGAALAERLLKRIDSLLSVLLISNNLINTILPILVTGIALHLFGESGLVLSIATLVVALLIIIFSEITPKVIGAAFPEKIASNVGWFILPLTFLLKPLLWLINNFVSGLMRLSGLQSSSDSRAMSKEELRSLVLESNRFVSNHHRNILLNLFNLENIRVDDVMTPRSKIEVLDLSRPIDEVVQQLETCYHNKLPVCDGDSERIVGILSVKKALSLLGDSDLKHEDFRSLINEPYFIPSGTPVLQQMQFFQDNQQRLSLVVNEYGEVLGLVTFEDIVEELIGEFTTSFSNLSTEPHWLTDGTYLASGTASLRDLNRLLNLELPLEGPRTLNGLILEKLEAIPDHDVSIRIAGIVMEIVQFDDQGVKTVKLYRPNQDQD
- a CDS encoding methylated-DNA--[protein]-cysteine S-methyltransferase; amino-acid sequence: MALSKNAPLLESARYCVIDAPFGRLGILTELVDGSLMLSKIDYLSAKTPLSKPQNELAKEVAKQCKAYFNDPHFEFDLPMKILGTAHQQKVWSRIREIPSGQAKTYGEIASAIKSGPRAVGAACGANPFPLVTPCHRVVSAQGIGGFMKENSPGLYRQIKTWLLKHEGVL
- a CDS encoding phytoene/squalene synthase family protein, translated to MSTPIASLDVDLAYQKAILGSVSRTFALTIPLLPPEIEKVVGNTYLLCRIVDTIEDAADLNPETKQILSRLFLDAVLEKSSVQSFVDPCLSALQGYGNQDELDLIAHTPTVLRILHTCSSKDQAAISRCVSIMSEGMSHFHGKQTQAGLKDLQEFEKYCYVVAGVVGELLTTVFSNNSPTFAKSIQGQEILAIAFGQALQMTNILKDSPEDQARGVSWKPANIDQATLLKISYEKLQDSMRYILLIPKEDIGIRRFCFLAFGLAVMTLSKIANCKNFDHKDEVKLSRKTVMAFYAFTKIAVGSDTLMKIFFNTASSSLKNCSRT